In Oceanivirga salmonicida, a single genomic region encodes these proteins:
- a CDS encoding MFS transporter — MIKIIFSLIMIVVIIIIAVILSIKYKLNKNQKIIFCILVLFWTSISVIRAYRKVYAASPIEYGGLGLSAMVAAQITSAYGLISFLIRMPVFFLTDILGNRKIFIQFAVIFISITSLFVVFRPSVNTLYLSSLAMGVSASMIAIFNVMFSETFNKEDAAVSASILAIAPLLAEFFAAPLQYLGTYAEYKNYYILWIISAIIGIITFILTFFMIEIKSISKFNKEKVKKVITNRKFLITCIVGVVVSFIKFSTSGANMIYYAKSQLAMPSIMLAYLDTIFATPQLIASVLVGTYFKNKFGIEKTLLFSLSSLMIFYLLILFTNDYRIAFIAYAFNGLGYGGTYISLISMAMQYFNKEDRNISMGIFQGFFAFGIFFGDRIYVTLSKRLLVTPKAIFMIVAIVAGFSMLMVISGMYLKKK; from the coding sequence ATGATTAAAATAATATTTTCGCTTATAATGATAGTTGTTATAATTATTATAGCAGTAATATTATCAATTAAATATAAATTAAATAAAAATCAAAAAATAATATTTTGTATACTAGTCCTATTTTGGACTAGTATAAGTGTTATAAGAGCATATAGAAAAGTTTATGCAGCAAGCCCCATAGAGTATGGTGGATTAGGCTTATCAGCAATGGTAGCAGCACAAATAACATCAGCATATGGATTAATAAGTTTTTTAATCCGTATGCCCGTATTTTTTTTGACAGATATATTAGGTAATAGAAAAATATTTATACAATTTGCAGTTATATTTATATCAATAACTTCGTTATTTGTAGTCTTTAGACCTAGTGTAAATACATTATACTTGTCATCGCTTGCTATGGGAGTAAGTGCTTCTATGATTGCTATATTTAATGTTATGTTTTCTGAAACATTTAATAAAGAAGACGCTGCAGTTAGTGCTTCTATACTTGCAATAGCACCGCTTTTAGCAGAATTTTTTGCAGCTCCTTTACAATATTTAGGAACTTATGCTGAATATAAGAATTATTATATATTATGGATTATATCTGCTATTATAGGTATAATTACTTTTATACTTACATTTTTTATGATAGAGATTAAAAGTATTTCCAAATTTAATAAAGAAAAAGTAAAAAAAGTAATAACTAATAGAAAATTTTTGATTACTTGTATAGTTGGAGTAGTAGTATCATTTATTAAATTTTCAACTAGTGGTGCTAATATGATATATTATGCAAAAAGTCAGCTTGCTATGCCATCAATTATGTTAGCATATCTTGACACCATATTTGCAACACCACAACTTATTGCAAGTGTTTTAGTGGGTACATATTTTAAAAATAAATTTGGTATAGAAAAGACACTTTTATTTAGTCTTTCATCACTTATGATATTTTACCTATTAATATTATTCACTAATGATTATAGAATTGCATTTATAGCCTATGCATTTAATGGTTTAGGTTATGGTGGAACATATATTTCATTAATATCTATGGCAATGCAATATTTTAATAAGGAAGATAGAAATATTAGTATGGGTATATTTCAAGGCTTTTTTGCTTTTGGAATATTCTTTGGAGATAGAATCTATGTAACTTTATCTAAACGATTATTAGTTACACCAAAGGCTATATTTATGATAGTAGCAATAGTAGCAGGCTTTAGTATGTTAATGGTAATATCTGGTATGTATTTGAAAAAAAAGTAA
- a CDS encoding manganese-dependent inorganic pyrophosphatase: protein MEEILVYGHRNPDSDAICTAIAYAELRNMLVKDQKAVAVRIGELNEETKYALTFFDVKSPEYVADVSGRKIIMVDHNERTQTADGFENAKVLELIDHHRIANFKTDEPLKVRVEPYGCTSTIVCEMYQEKNIVPTKKMAGMMLSAIVSDTLLFKSPTCTPNDIAACKYLAPIAEVDLNAYGMDMLKAGTNLSSKTEYEILNMDMKVFELEKGRFGIAQVNTVNENELAAKKEIFLVEIEKMLKELNLEGFMFVITNILTNNSEAIVSGNKVEIIEKAFDTKAINNQFSLPGIVSRKKQIVPPLTRAASND, encoded by the coding sequence ATGGAAGAAATTTTAGTTTATGGGCATAGAAATCCAGATTCAGATGCAATATGTACGGCAATAGCATATGCTGAACTAAGAAACATGTTAGTTAAAGATCAAAAGGCAGTAGCAGTTAGAATAGGGGAACTTAATGAAGAAACAAAGTATGCTTTAACGTTCTTTGATGTAAAATCTCCTGAGTATGTTGCAGATGTTTCAGGTAGAAAGATAATAATGGTTGATCATAATGAAAGAACACAAACAGCAGATGGTTTTGAAAATGCAAAGGTTTTAGAATTAATAGATCATCATAGAATCGCTAATTTTAAAACAGATGAACCTTTAAAGGTTAGAGTAGAACCTTATGGTTGTACCTCTACTATAGTTTGTGAAATGTATCAAGAAAAAAATATAGTTCCAACTAAAAAAATGGCTGGAATGATGCTTAGTGCAATAGTTTCAGATACTTTATTATTTAAATCACCAACTTGTACACCTAATGATATAGCAGCATGTAAATACTTAGCACCTATTGCAGAAGTAGATTTAAATGCTTATGGTATGGACATGTTAAAAGCAGGAACTAATTTAAGTTCAAAAACAGAATATGAAATTTTAAATATGGATATGAAAGTTTTTGAATTAGAAAAAGGAAGATTTGGAATAGCACAAGTTAATACAGTAAATGAAAATGAATTAGCTGCTAAAAAAGAAATATTTTTAGTTGAAATAGAAAAAATGTTAAAAGAATTAAATCTTGAAGGATTTATGTTTGTAATAACTAATATTTTAACTAATAATTCAGAAGCAATAGTTAGTGGAAATAAGGTAGAAATAATAGAAAAAGCATTTGATACAAAGGCAATTAATAATCAATTTTCATTACCAGGTATAGTTTCAAGAAAAAAACAAATAGTACCACCTTTAACAAGGGCAGCAAGTAATGATTAA
- a CDS encoding ORF6N domain-containing protein, whose amino-acid sequence MENNLVDLNFNNIKDLIYTIRGKQVMLDRDLALLYQVQTKRLNEQVKRNIERFPKEFRFQLSDEETTELVANCDHKFRWKSWMKTS is encoded by the coding sequence ATGGAAAATAATTTAGTCGATTTAAATTTTAATAATATAAAAGATTTAATTTATACAATCAGGGGTAAACAAGTAATGCTTGATAGAGATTTGGCATTACTTTATCAAGTGCAAACTAAAAGGCTTAATGAACAAGTTAAAAGAAACATAGAAAGATTTCCAAAAGAATTTCGTTTTCAATTAAGTGATGAAGAAACAACTGAACTGGTCGCAAATTGCGACCACAAGTTTAGATGGAAATCATGGATGAAAACATCATGA
- the ybeY gene encoding rRNA maturation RNase YbeY has product MVEIDITYDIENIEEYFDEEKIKTYVEHILQNEKENYDEKSFYVSFLITNNEVIHKINKEYRNMDKPTDVISFAYNETENEGPVEVIGDIIISIDKVKEQAKEFGHGDKREFYYLLTHGMLHILGYDHMIDNEKEVMRAKEEKYLNDFGYERV; this is encoded by the coding sequence ATGGTAGAAATAGATATTACTTATGATATAGAAAATATAGAAGAATATTTTGATGAAGAAAAAATAAAGACTTATGTTGAGCATATATTACAAAATGAAAAAGAGAATTATGATGAAAAATCATTTTATGTTTCATTTTTAATAACTAATAATGAAGTTATACATAAGATAAATAAAGAATATAGAAATATGGACAAACCAACAGATGTGATATCGTTTGCATATAATGAGACAGAAAATGAAGGACCAGTTGAAGTTATAGGAGATATAATAATATCAATAGATAAAGTAAAAGAACAAGCCAAAGAATTTGGACACGGAGATAAAAGAGAGTTTTACTATTTATTAACTCATGGTATGTTACATATATTAGGTTATGACCATATGATAGATAATGAAAAAGAAGTGATGAGAGCAAAAGAAGAAAAATATTTAAATGATTTTGGCTATGAAAGAGTATAA
- a CDS encoding HD family phosphohydrolase: MKIKIFKKVFEINIKLMDNSINTVRKENNHYQHRMFFLLLVFIIFSAINLYRVNSNLNYGIGTILPKDIIAYKKVVYKKDILDKELENKIYRNTTPEYDNNAEIAQEQIKKFNNFLQAISKLDGNNEKKLKEFIENERLDLSMLDLKYFLEEQNLEYYVTLVKNLTDIYEKGVKNKYKINNLLEENNLELKEFEINIIRNFIKPNLTVNKEKTEEKIFENIQALKNNIRTINKGDVLGKKGDVVNADMYDKIVRLGLRAENRTLSMFFNFVFMIVISIIFYNIGKKSMKNGVNSRGFYPTFIIFIFINLLYQLILGKSEILLFLIPFATVSIISNILTKDKIFSIGVSLLTNILLAPNLEWFFVLTILSIIAITNNEKLTNRIELVKNGFKLGAIQALFTIVWSAIYNYDISFFIVIFIFSLISGFLTGMICLGIMPYFENTFSILTEIKLLEIGDYSFPLLKRLLLEAPGTFYHSIMVGALAEQAAEAIGANPTLARVGAYYHDIGKLKRPVYFVENQGGLGNLHDDLKPSLSSVILTSHPKDGVILAKQYGLPDEIINIIIEHHGTTMVQYFYYKAVEIGEKVSEVDFRYTGPKPSSKESAIVMLADTVEAAVRASKDKSKDGIENTIRYLIKYKIDDNQLTNCDINLRDIDKIVNAFLTVLKAAYHERIQYPKINKK; the protein is encoded by the coding sequence ATGAAGATAAAAATATTTAAAAAAGTTTTTGAAATAAATATAAAATTAATGGATAACTCAATAAATACAGTAAGAAAAGAGAATAACCATTATCAGCATAGAATGTTTTTCTTGCTGTTAGTTTTTATAATTTTTTCAGCAATAAATTTATATAGAGTAAATTCGAATTTAAATTATGGAATAGGGACTATTTTACCAAAAGATATTATAGCATATAAAAAAGTGGTATATAAAAAAGATATTTTAGATAAAGAATTAGAAAATAAAATATATAGAAATACTACACCTGAATATGATAATAATGCTGAGATAGCCCAAGAACAAATTAAAAAATTTAATAACTTTTTACAAGCAATATCTAAATTAGATGGAAATAATGAAAAGAAATTAAAAGAATTTATAGAAAATGAAAGGCTAGATTTAAGTATGCTAGATTTGAAATATTTTTTAGAAGAGCAAAATTTAGAATATTATGTAACTCTAGTAAAAAATTTAACTGATATATATGAAAAAGGTGTAAAAAATAAATATAAAATAAATAATTTATTAGAAGAAAATAATCTTGAATTAAAAGAATTTGAGATAAATATAATTAGAAATTTCATAAAGCCTAATTTAACAGTTAATAAAGAAAAAACAGAAGAAAAAATATTTGAAAATATACAAGCATTAAAAAATAATATAAGAACTATAAATAAAGGTGATGTATTAGGTAAAAAAGGTGATGTAGTAAATGCTGATATGTATGATAAAATTGTAAGACTGGGATTAAGAGCAGAAAATAGAACTCTAAGTATGTTTTTCAATTTTGTTTTCATGATAGTTATATCAATTATTTTCTATAATATAGGTAAAAAGAGTATGAAGAATGGAGTTAATTCAAGAGGATTTTATCCGACTTTTATTATCTTTATATTCATAAATTTATTATACCAGTTAATACTTGGGAAATCTGAAATATTATTATTCTTAATACCATTTGCAACAGTATCAATAATATCAAATATTTTAACAAAAGATAAAATATTTTCTATAGGTGTATCTTTATTAACTAATATACTATTAGCACCTAATTTAGAATGGTTTTTTGTATTAACAATACTTTCAATTATAGCAATAACTAATAATGAAAAATTAACTAATAGAATTGAATTGGTAAAAAATGGATTTAAATTAGGAGCAATACAAGCTTTATTTACAATAGTTTGGAGTGCAATATATAATTATGATATTAGCTTTTTTATAGTAATATTCATATTCTCGTTGATATCTGGATTTTTAACAGGTATGATATGTCTTGGAATTATGCCATACTTTGAAAATACATTTAGTATATTAACAGAAATAAAATTATTAGAAATAGGGGATTATTCTTTCCCATTACTTAAAAGATTATTATTAGAAGCTCCAGGAACTTTTTATCATAGTATAATGGTTGGAGCATTAGCAGAGCAAGCCGCAGAAGCAATAGGAGCAAATCCAACATTAGCTAGGGTTGGAGCATATTACCATGATATAGGAAAGCTTAAAAGACCAGTATATTTTGTTGAAAATCAAGGTGGACTTGGTAATTTACATGATGATTTAAAACCATCATTAAGTTCTGTAATACTTACATCGCATCCAAAAGATGGTGTAATACTTGCTAAACAATATGGTTTACCTGATGAAATAATAAATATTATAATAGAGCATCATGGAACAACTATGGTACAATACTTTTATTATAAAGCAGTAGAAATAGGAGAAAAAGTAAGTGAAGTAGATTTTAGATATACAGGACCAAAACCTAGTTCAAAAGAATCTGCAATAGTAATGTTGGCAGATACAGTAGAAGCAGCAGTAAGAGCATCAAAAGATAAATCAAAAGATGGTATTGAAAATACTATAAGATATTTGATAAAATATAAAATAGATGATAATCAATTAACTAATTGTGATATAAATTTAAGAGATATTGATAAGATAGTTAATGCTTTCTTAACTGTATTAAAAGCAGCATATCATGAAAGAATACAATATCCAAAAATAAATAAAAAATAG
- a CDS encoding substrate-binding domain-containing protein, whose product MRENLKKVISLMIGLLMMFSVVSCGSRDSGEAEKTDKVVVGVALPWLGTQNWTEADALFKSKLEEAGYEAIVQHADNKVVNQQQQIEAMIERGAKILVIAPVDGSQLGSVLEKAAASGVKVIGYDRLIENTAAVDAVVQFDSIETGVQQGNALLAGLKAQKGEGPYNIELFGGGPADPNAPNFFEGAMKVLKPEIDKGNLVVVSGQLEFTQAATPDWDNAQAQKRMDTLLSGFYSDKEIHGVLAPNDGIARAIITAAETANQKTPVTSGLDAENETVKWIWEGKQYSTIAKPTETLVGKTLELISAINEGKDLPEANVKTNNGVKDVSVYALPPVVVTKDNIKEVFANDPARLELLK is encoded by the coding sequence ATGAGAGAAAATTTAAAGAAAGTTATTTCGTTAATGATAGGATTATTAATGATGTTTTCAGTAGTATCTTGTGGATCAAGAGATTCAGGAGAAGCAGAAAAAACAGATAAAGTTGTTGTAGGGGTAGCATTACCTTGGTTAGGAACACAAAACTGGACAGAAGCAGATGCATTATTTAAATCTAAATTAGAAGAAGCAGGCTACGAAGCTATTGTTCAACACGCTGATAATAAAGTTGTTAATCAACAACAACAAATTGAAGCAATGATTGAAAGAGGAGCAAAAATTTTAGTTATTGCACCAGTTGATGGTTCACAACTAGGATCTGTATTAGAAAAAGCAGCAGCTAGTGGTGTTAAGGTTATAGGTTATGATAGACTTATTGAAAATACAGCTGCAGTAGATGCTGTTGTACAATTTGATAGTATTGAAACTGGGGTTCAACAAGGTAACGCATTATTAGCTGGGTTAAAAGCTCAAAAAGGAGAAGGCCCTTATAATATAGAATTATTTGGTGGTGGACCTGCTGATCCGAATGCACCTAATTTCTTTGAAGGAGCTATGAAAGTATTAAAACCTGAAATAGATAAGGGTAATTTAGTAGTAGTTTCAGGGCAATTAGAATTTACACAAGCAGCAACTCCGGACTGGGATAATGCTCAAGCACAAAAAAGAATGGATACACTATTATCAGGATTCTATTCAGATAAAGAAATTCATGGTGTTTTAGCTCCTAATGATGGTATAGCTCGTGCTATAATAACAGCAGCTGAAACAGCTAATCAAAAAACACCTGTAACATCAGGTCTTGATGCTGAAAATGAAACAGTTAAATGGATTTGGGAAGGTAAACAATATTCAACTATTGCTAAACCAACTGAAACATTAGTAGGAAAAACATTAGAATTAATTAGTGCTATTAATGAAGGTAAAGATTTACCAGAAGCAAATGTTAAAACAAATAATGGTGTTAAAGATGTTTCAGTATATGCATTACCACCAGTTGTAGTAACAAAAGATAATATTAAAGAAGTATTTGCAAATGATCCAGCTCGTTTAGAATTATTAAAATAA
- a CDS encoding sugar ABC transporter permease, translating to MKNIKKVLGDRLQDFTMVLALIALTIVFNIITDGRVVTSSNFQNLISGNAYVMILSIGMMMVIVIGQIDLSVGSVAAFSAMVMAIVVRDYGISWWLGILISLIVGTLIGAWQGFWVAKLNIPGFITTLGGMMIFRGAVIWISKSISIPVPKELRFFGSGYLPEWGPSTGINNSTLLLGVIAMLLYVYFQMKKYNKLKKDGEELWPYIARIVLAFIVIGFFTWIFGSGRVGTSFPIPGVILVILVIIYHTITQKTKFGRHIYAVGGNKNAAALSGVNVDRTYFYTMLNMSFLAALAGVLFVGRSTSAGPSDGIGWELDAIASVFIGGAAVSGGVGTIIATMVGGMVMIVLNNGLTLMGVGSDRTQVIKGMVLLAAVAFDVYNKEKGKISIIGRLFPSKSKTK from the coding sequence ATGAAAAATATAAAAAAAGTTTTAGGAGATAGATTACAAGATTTTACTATGGTTTTAGCTTTAATAGCTCTTACAATAGTATTTAATATTATAACTGATGGAAGAGTTGTTACTTCTTCAAATTTTCAAAATTTGATATCAGGTAATGCTTATGTCATGATTCTTAGTATAGGAATGATGATGGTTATTGTAATTGGACAAATTGATCTTTCAGTTGGTTCAGTTGCTGCTTTTTCGGCTATGGTTATGGCTATAGTAGTTAGAGATTACGGAATTAGTTGGTGGTTAGGTATTTTAATAAGTCTTATAGTAGGGACTTTAATAGGTGCATGGCAAGGTTTTTGGGTGGCTAAATTAAATATACCAGGATTTATAACTACATTAGGTGGTATGATGATTTTTAGGGGTGCAGTTATATGGATTTCAAAATCAATATCAATTCCAGTTCCAAAAGAATTAAGATTTTTTGGTTCAGGTTATTTACCTGAATGGGGACCTAGTACAGGTATAAATAATTCAACATTATTATTAGGTGTAATTGCAATGTTACTATATGTATATTTTCAAATGAAAAAATATAATAAATTGAAAAAAGATGGCGAAGAATTATGGCCATATATAGCAAGAATTGTATTAGCATTTATTGTAATAGGATTCTTTACATGGATATTTGGGTCAGGGCGTGTAGGAACTTCATTCCCAATTCCTGGAGTAATTTTGGTTATTCTAGTTATCATATATCATACTATTACACAAAAAACGAAATTTGGTAGACATATATATGCTGTTGGTGGTAATAAAAATGCAGCAGCACTATCAGGTGTTAATGTTGATAGAACATATTTTTATACAATGCTTAATATGTCATTTCTTGCAGCATTAGCAGGTGTATTATTTGTTGGTCGTTCAACTTCTGCTGGACCATCAGATGGTATTGGTTGGGAGTTAGATGCTATTGCATCAGTATTTATAGGTGGAGCCGCAGTTTCTGGTGGAGTAGGAACAATTATTGCCACAATGGTAGGTGGTATGGTTATGATAGTTCTTAATAACGGATTAACACTTATGGGTGTAGGTTCAGACCGTACACAAGTAATAAAAGGTATGGTTCTTTTAGCAGCGGTAGCATTTGATGTATATAATAAAGAAAAAGGGAAAATATCAATTATAGGAAGATTATTCCCATCAAAGTCAAAAACAAAATAA
- a CDS encoding ATP-binding cassette domain-containing protein, which translates to MKDITKTFPGVKALDNVNMQVKKGTIFSICGENGAGKSTLMKVLSGVYPYGTYTGNIFFDGHEVKFSNIKESEKAGIVIIHQELALIPELSVKENIFLGNEKLKYGLIDWDYQKRKTIELLKRVRLDINPDTPINHLGVGQQQLVEIAKALSKNVKLLILDEPTSALNEDDSANLLDLMRELRKEGITCIMISHKLNEIAEISDEVIVIRDGKTVKTYSIVDGMIDEEVIIQAMVGRTLENRYPEHVSNPGEVIFEVENWNVEDPNNPGRLLCKNSKFNVRAGEIVGFAGLMGSGRTELMRSLFGRNYGVFRNGIIKIKGKEVELRSVDSAIKHGIAYVSEDRKNLGLNLLDSIKKTISSANLDGIKKKYLLDLEKEIDIANEYRNSIGIKSAGVEYGITTLSGGNQQKVVLGKWMFTNPDILILDEPTRGIDVGAKYEIYKLIHELADNGKAVIVISSELPELIGITDRIYTIFEGEITSMIDKKDATQENLMKMMTSSSKR; encoded by the coding sequence ATGAAAGATATAACAAAAACATTTCCTGGTGTTAAAGCATTAGATAATGTAAATATGCAAGTTAAAAAAGGTACTATTTTTTCAATTTGCGGTGAAAATGGAGCTGGTAAATCTACACTTATGAAGGTTTTATCAGGAGTATATCCATATGGTACATATACTGGAAATATATTTTTTGATGGTCATGAAGTTAAATTTTCAAATATAAAAGAATCAGAGAAAGCTGGAATAGTAATTATTCATCAAGAGTTAGCATTAATTCCAGAATTATCAGTAAAAGAAAATATATTTCTTGGAAATGAAAAACTTAAATATGGATTAATAGATTGGGATTATCAAAAAAGAAAAACGATAGAATTACTAAAAAGAGTAAGACTTGATATAAATCCAGATACACCTATAAATCATTTAGGTGTTGGGCAACAACAATTAGTAGAAATTGCAAAAGCATTGTCTAAAAATGTTAAATTACTTATTTTAGATGAGCCAACTTCTGCACTTAATGAAGATGATTCTGCTAATTTACTTGATTTGATGAGAGAACTTCGTAAAGAAGGCATTACATGTATTATGATTTCTCATAAATTAAATGAAATTGCTGAAATATCAGATGAAGTTATAGTTATAAGAGATGGTAAAACAGTAAAAACTTATTCCATAGTTGATGGAATGATAGATGAAGAAGTTATTATTCAAGCAATGGTAGGTAGAACATTAGAAAATAGATATCCAGAACATGTAAGTAATCCTGGTGAAGTAATATTTGAGGTTGAAAATTGGAACGTCGAAGATCCTAATAATCCAGGCAGACTATTATGTAAAAATTCTAAATTTAATGTAAGAGCTGGAGAAATAGTAGGATTTGCTGGACTAATGGGTTCAGGGAGAACAGAACTTATGAGATCTTTATTTGGTAGAAATTATGGTGTTTTTAGAAATGGTATAATAAAAATCAAAGGAAAAGAAGTTGAATTAAGATCTGTTGATTCAGCCATTAAACATGGTATAGCTTATGTTTCAGAAGATAGAAAAAATTTAGGGCTTAATTTATTAGACAGTATTAAAAAAACTATCTCTTCTGCAAATTTAGATGGTATAAAGAAAAAATATTTGCTAGATTTAGAAAAAGAGATTGATATTGCTAATGAATATAGAAATTCTATAGGTATAAAATCAGCAGGAGTGGAATATGGAATTACAACCCTTTCAGGTGGAAATCAGCAAAAAGTAGTTTTAGGGAAATGGATGTTTACAAATCCTGATATTTTAATATTAGATGAGCCTACACGTGGAATAGATGTAGGAGCTAAATATGAAATTTACAAACTAATTCATGAATTAGCTGATAATGGTAAAGCAGTTATAGTTATTTCATCTGAATTACCTGAATTGATAGGTATTACAGATAGAATATATACAATATTTGAAGGTGAAATAACAAGTATGATAGATAAAAAAGATGCAACACAAGAAAATCTTATGAAAATGATGACTAGTTCATCAAAACGATAA
- a CDS encoding ROK family protein yields the protein MRIIAGIEAGGTKINCGIGYENGEIIDRISIPTTTPEETINEIIRYFKDKDFTSMGLASFGPIDIDKNSSTYGYITTTPKPGWANTNILGEIKKHFNVPINFDSDVNAAVLAEKTWGSAVGLNNALYLTIGTGIGGGAIINNRIHKGLTLPEMGHIFVKKEIDFKGICPYHGDCLEGLASGPAIEKRTGIKGNLILEDNPVWNEVANHLAEAIVSYILILSPEKIILGGGVMKQKHLFTKIQKKVLEKLNGYVDNKKITENIQDYIVFPKLGDFTGFYGSLALALIDNN from the coding sequence ATGAGAATAATAGCAGGAATTGAAGCTGGTGGAACAAAAATTAATTGTGGTATAGGATATGAAAATGGTGAAATAATTGATAGAATTTCAATACCTACTACAACACCAGAAGAAACTATAAATGAAATTATAAGATATTTTAAAGATAAAGATTTTACTTCAATGGGACTAGCATCATTTGGACCAATAGATATAGATAAAAATTCTAGTACCTATGGTTATATTACAACTACTCCAAAACCAGGTTGGGCTAACACTAATATTTTAGGTGAAATAAAAAAACATTTTAATGTGCCTATTAACTTTGACTCTGATGTTAATGCTGCTGTTTTAGCAGAGAAAACTTGGGGAAGTGCCGTTGGACTAAATAATGCTTTATACTTAACTATAGGTACAGGTATAGGCGGCGGTGCTATAATTAATAATAGGATACATAAGGGCTTAACTCTTCCTGAAATGGGTCATATATTTGTAAAAAAAGAAATAGATTTTAAAGGAATATGTCCATATCACGGAGACTGTCTTGAAGGTTTAGCATCAGGACCTGCAATTGAAAAAAGAACTGGTATAAAGGGTAACCTAATCCTAGAAGATAATCCCGTTTGGAATGAAGTAGCAAATCATTTAGCCGAAGCAATAGTATCATATATCTTAATTTTATCTCCTGAAAAGATAATTTTAGGTGGAGGTGTTATGAAACAAAAGCATCTATTTACTAAAATTCAAAAAAAGGTTTTAGAAAAATTAAATGGATATGTTGATAATAAGAAAATAACAGAAAATATACAAGACTATATAGTTTTCCCAAAACTTGGTGATTTTACTGGTTTTTATGGATCACTTGCTCTTGCTCTTATAGATAATAATTAA